The nucleotide sequence CGTCGCGCACGGCGGCGACGACGGCGGGCCGGGTGCGCAGCGACGTCGGGCCGAGGAAGGCCCTCAGCACCGATCCGGTCAGCGGTCCGCGGATGCCGCCGAGCGCCTTCGCGGCGGCGAGCAGCGCGCCGTATTCGACGCGCTGCCGGCGGCCCGCGGCCGAGGCCGTGCAGTTCATCAGCACGCACCGGCCCACGCGGTCGGGGTGCTCGGCGGCGAACGTGCCGCCGATCATGCCGCCCCAGGAGTTGCCGACGACGTGCGCCCACGACAAGCCCAGCGCGTCGAGTACGTCGACGATGGTGTCCGAGCACTCGGTGAACGTGAACGGCGCTCGCAGCGGGGCACTTTCGCCGTGGCCGGGCGGGTCGATCACCACCACCCGGTGGGTGGCCGCGAAGTGGGCGGCCTGGGCGGCCCACATGTCGCCGGTCATCAGCAGGCTGGGCCAGAAGAGGATCGCCTCGCCGTCCCCGCCGACGCGTACCCGCAGCCGGCCCAGGGTGGTGTCGATCGCGTGTTCCTCCACGGTCGCCGACGTTAGCGCCGCGCGTGCAGCGCCGGCCACCAGATGCGCGGACCTATCAGTGCCCACAGCGCCGGGATGATCACGGTGCGCACCAGGAACGTGTCCAGCAGGATGCCGAGGCCGACGATGATGCCGATCTGGGTCAGCACGATGAGGGGCAGCACGCCGAGCACGCAGAACACCGCCGCGAGAACGATGCCCGCGCTGGTGATCACCGCACCGGTCGCCGACACGGCGCGCACGATGCCCTCGCGGGTGCCGTGCTCCGGGGTTTCCTCGCGGGCGCGGGTGACCAGGAAGATCGTGTAGTCCACACCGAGGGCGACCAGGAAGAGGAACGCGAACAGCGGCGTGGTGGCGTCGAGCGCCGGAAAGCCGAACGCGTGCACGCTGACCCAGCTGCCGAGTCCGAGCGCCGCCAGCGCACTGAGCACCGTCACGCCGACGAGGATCAGCGGCGCGAAGGCCGCGCGCAGCAGGACGTAGAGCACCACCAGCACGACGAGCAGGATGGCAGGCACCACGACGCGCAGGTCCCGGTTCGCGGCCGCGCGGGCGTCGCGCGCCGACGCATCCGAGCCACCCACCAGCGCCCCGGGGTCGGCGGCGTGCACCGCCTCACGCAGGGCGTCGACGGTCCGGAACGCCGCGTCCGAGGCGGGCGGCGCGTCGAGTACCACCGACCACTGCGTCAGCCCAGATGGCGACCGGCCGGCCGGGGTGGCCGACACCACGCCGGGCGTCGACGTGATCGCCTGCCCCACGGCGTCATCCGCGGCGGAGGCGGCCACCACGCGGGTGGGGTCGGTCAGGCCGCTGGGGAAGTGCCGGGCCAGGGTCTCGTAGCCGGCGACCGACTCGGCCCGCACCCGGAACTGCTCGGTCTGCGACAGCCCCACCGGCGTGCCGAGCAGACCGAGGGTGAGCCCGGCCAGCACGACGATCGCGACGCCCGCCACGACGGCGGGCCGGCCGGCGACCCACGACGCGACGCGGTGCCACGCCCCGGTGGTGGTGATCCGGCGGTCACCGGTCCGCGGGATGAACGGCCAGAACAGCTTCGTGCCGCAGACCGACAGCGCGGGCGGCAGGACCAGCAGGACGAACGCCGCTGCGACCACCAGCCCGGCGGCCGCCTGCACCCCCAGGCTGCGGGTGCTGGGCGACGTCGCCAGCAGCAGTGTCAGCAGCGCGAGCACCACGGTGGCGTTGCTGGCGACGATCGCCGGCGCGGCCTGACGCAGCGCGGTGCGCAACGCCGCCCGATGGTCGGCGATCGCGCCGAGTTCCTCGCGGTAGCGCGAGATGAGCAGCAGCGCGTAGTTGGTGCCCGCGCCGAACACCAGCACGCTGGTGATGCCGGAGGTCGACCCGTCGGGGGTGGTGCCGACGGCGGTCGCCACCGCCGCGCCCAGCACCGAGCCCACCCGGTCGGCCAGGGCGATGACGAGCAGCGGCACCAGCCACAGCACCGGCGACCGGTAGGTGACGATGAGCAGCAGCGCGACGACCGCGGCGGTGACGGCGAGCAGCGTGACGTTGGCGCCGCTGAACGAGTTGGCGATGTCGGCGCCGAAGGCCGGCCCGCCGGTGAGCTGGGCACGCAGGTCGTCGGGCAGCCCATCGCCGGCTGCCGAGCGCAGCGCGGTCACGGCGTCGTCGAGGGCGAAGCCGGACAGCCCGCCGCGCAGTGGCACGGTCGCCACGACGGCCTGGCCGTCCCGGGAGACGGCGCTCGGCGGCGCGCCCGGTCCGATCCCGGCCGCCTCGATCACCCGGGTGCGGGCGGCGTCGGCGGCCGCGAGGTCGGCCGGGGTCAGCGGCCGCTCGTCGGCGCGGGTCACCACCAGGATGGCCGGCACGGCGTCCCCGCCGGGAAACGCGGCGCGTGTGCCGTCCGCCCGGGCCGACTCGGAGGTCGACGGCACCGCCACCGGGGACTGCTCGGCGGCACTCGACGAGCCGATCAGGACGAGCGCCGCCACACCCGCCAGCACGACGAGCAGCGCCACGATGCGCGACGTTCGTTCGGTCACGACCACGAATATTTCAGTTTTCTAAGCAATACGCAACCGCGCTCGGGCGGCAGCCGCCTATGCTGGGCCGGGTCCACTCCGGCGCATGGGAGGCCCCGATGGTCGACGCAACGCCTCCCTCGTCCCGTGCGGAGCTCGAGGACCGGATCTACGCCGACCTGCGGGAGATGACCGCGGAATCGGACTGGGTGGCGCGCGCCTTCGCCGACCAGCACGACGTGTCGGCCAACGAGTTTCGGGCTCTGCTGTTCGTCATGGTCGCCGAGACCTCGGGACACCGCCTGACGGCCGGTGACCTGCGACGGCAGATGGGTCTGTCCGGCGCCGCCATCACCTACCTGGTGGAGCGGATGACCGAAACCGGCCACCTGCGCCGCGAGGTCGATCCGCGCGACCGGCGCCGGGTGATCCTGCGTTACGCCGACCACGGGCTCGAGGTGGCCCGCGGGTTCTTCTCGACGCTCGCCGCGCACAGCCACGACGCGCTGACCGAGTTGCCCGACGAGGACCTCGCGGCCGCCGACCGGGTATTCGGCGCGCTGGTCGGCGCCATGCGGCACTTCCGCTCGGAGCTGCCCTCGACGATCGGCGACGCCGTCGGTCCCGGGTGAGCGTCAGTCCCGGTTGAGGGTCGCCTCTTCCAGGTCCAGACCGCGCAGCATGGTGCGCAGCACCTCGTCGTCGATGGTCCCGGCATCGCGCTGGGCGATGAAGGACTGCCGTTCGGCCTGCAGCATCGCCAGCCGCAGCCGCCGGAATGCCGCCGCGGGGCTCTCCTGGCCGATCTCCTCGTCGCTGCGGCCCAGCTCCTCCCACGCCGCCTGGCTGCGCCGCTCGTTCCACGCGCGCAACGCCTTCGGCGTGTACTCGTGGATTGCGCCGGGTTTCGCCTTGGCCAGCAGTTCGTCGAGGCGGTCGGCGGCCGCCTGCGTCGCCTTGGTCTGCGCTGCGGCCGCGGCGACGGCGTCGCGGTGCAGGTCGTCGCCCGGCACGTCGAGGACCCGGATGAGCCACGGCAGCGTCAGGCCGTGCAGCAGCAGCGTGCCGACCACCACCACGAAGGTGAGGAACACCAGCTGCGGTCTGCCGGGGAACTCCGCGCCGTCCAGCGTCGTCAACGGCACCGCGAACGCCGCCGCCAGCGACACCACGCCGCGCATCCCGGCCCACGCCACGATGAACACCTGTGCCGGCGAGGGCCGCGGCTCACGGGTGCGGATGCCGCGCGACATCGCGCGCGGCAGATAGGTGAAGGCGTACATCCACGCGATGCGCACCGCGATCACGGTGGCCAGCACCGCCACCGACGCCGTCGCCAGCGTCGCCGCGGAGATGCCGGCCAGCTCGCCGACCACCGTCGGAAGCTGCAGCCCGATCAGCAGGAACGCGAAAGATTCGAGCACCAGCTGAATGGCCCGCCACACCGCCTGGTCCTGCAGCCGGGTGGCGTACGACGCCCGCGTCGAGCGCTGCCCGAGGATCAGTGCGGCCACCACGACCGCGATCACGCCCGAGCCGTGGATCTGCTCGGCGAGGAAGTACACGAAGAACGGCGCCACCAGTCCGATGGCGCTCTCCACCAGCGGGTCGCCGAGCCAGAACCGGACGTGGTCGATCAGCCAGCCGAGCGCGCCGCCCACCAGCACCCCGCCCGCCGCGGCCAGCGCGAAGGTCCCCAGTCCACTCGTCCACGTCGCGGCGGTGCCGATCGCCGCGGCGAGCGCCACCTTATAGGCCGTCAGCGCGGTGGCGTCGTTGAGCAGGCTCTCCCCGCCCAGCAGCGTCATGACCCGCCGCGGCAGGCCGAGCCGGCGACCGATCGCCGTGGCGGACACGGCGTCCGGCGGCGCCACGATGGCCCCGAGCGTCAGCGCCGCGGCGACGGTCAGCTCCGGCACGGTGTGGAACGCCACGACGCCGACGGCGAACGTCGTCGCCAGCGGCAACCCCACGGCCAGCAGGCCGATCGGGCGGACGTTCTTGCGCAGCGCGACGTAGCTGCTCTCCAGCCCCGCCGACCACAGCAGCGGCGGCAGGATGACGAACAGCACCAGTTCGGGCTCGAGTTCGATGGCGCCGATCCCGGGGATCAGGCCGGCCGCCAGTCCCGCCACCACCAGCGCGAGCGGCGCGGAGACGTCGTAGCGGCGGGCGATCGCGGCCAGCAGCACCGAGGCCACCAGGACCGCGAGGAGTGCGGGACCCATGTCGTCTACCTCCCTCGTCCTATCCTGATCAGCATGCGGAGGAGAACGCGCCGGCGCGAGACGGAGTCCGCGCCGCCCTCGTCCTGCGACCACCTGGCCGAGCTGGCGACACGGGCCGACCCGGAACCGCAGACCCCCGGCCGGTGCCAGGGATGCCGCGAACTCGGCGAGACTACCTGGGCGCACCTGCGGATGTGCCTCACGTGCGGCCACGTCGGGTGCTGCGACTCGAGCCCGCACCGGCACGCCACCGCCCACTTCCACGAGTCGGGCCACCCGGTGATGCGGTCGGTGGAGCCCGGCGAGAGCTGGCGGTGGTGCTACGTCGACGTGCTGGTGGACACCACCAGCACGGGAGATGCCCCGCAACCGTGAGGTCTGGCAGGGTGGCAGGCGATGACTGACACGACCGGGGGAGCGACCGCGGCGGCGCCGTCCACCGTGCTGCTGATCGGTGCCGCCGGGCCGGGGTCGGACCTGTGGCTCGCGTTCGAGCGGCTCGGCGCCGAGGTGAGTTCCGCCGACCCCGCCGGCGGCGCCGAGGCCATCACGGCCCGCATCGCCACCGAGCGGCCCTCGTTGGTGGTCGCCGAGTCGGCCGACGTGCCCGCCGAGGTCCTCATCACCGCGGCCGAGACCGACGGGGTGGAGGTGTTCCCGACGCCGCGCAGCGCGCGACTGTCGGTGGACCGCGAGGGCCTGCGCAAGCTGGCCGCCGACGAGCTGGGGTTGCCGACGGTGCCGTTCTGGTTCGCCGGATCGGCCGCCGAGTTGGACGCCGTCGCCGAGCATGCGGGGTTCCCGCTGCTCGTCTCGCCGGTCGTGGGCGACACCGCCGAGGGCCGGTCCATCCTCACCCGCCGCGAGGACGTGCCTGCGGCGTGGCAGCGGGCCACGGCGGGGACCGGCCGGGTGATCGCCGAGACCGTCGTCGAGATCGACGACGAGGTCACGCTGCTGACGGCACGCTCGATCGGGCCGGCGGGCCCCGCCGTGGCGTTCTGCGAGCCGATCGGCCACCGCCGCACGGCCGACGGCCCGCTGGAGACCTGGCAGCCGCACCAGATGTCGCCCGCAGCACTGGATGCGGCGCGCTCGATCGCGGCGCGAATCGTGAACTCGCTCGGCGGACGGGGGGTGTTCGGGGTCGACCTGCTGGTGCGTGGTGACGAGGTGTACTTCTCGCACGTCCGGCCGCGCCCGGAGGAGGTGGGCCTGCTGACGTTGCGCTCGCAGCGGCTGTCCCAGTTCGAACTGCACGCCCGCGCCATCCTCGGCGTCGCGCTCGACACGATCATGATCTCGCCGGCCGCGGCCGAGGTGCTCGACGCCCGCCCCGCAGGCCCACGCGGCGAGGCGTTCGCGGTGCCCGAGAGCGACGTGCGCGTCCTCGACGGCACGACCCTGGCGGTGGCGACGGCGCCGGACGTGGTCCGCGCCCGTGACCGCGCGCACCGCGTCTCCGCCGCCCTGCGGGCGCCGTGAGCGACCCGGACCCGGACCCGGACCGGCCGACCATCGCGCCGTTCCTCGGCGCGCTGGCGATCATCGTGCTCGTCGTGATCGGAATCGTGGTCTTCCATGCGCTCGGCGACGACGGACCGACGCCCGAGCAGGACGTCAACCGCGCCGCCGTCGCGCAGAACGACGCGCTGCAGCGCGCGAACTACGCCGACTTCGTGACGTTCACCTGCGCGGCCGAGCGCGGTACCGAAGCCGACGTGCTTGCCCGACAACGGGATTCGGTGGCCAAGAAGGGCGAGCGCTACGTCGACGGCTTCGCCGACGTACGCATCGACGGCGACCGCGCGACGGCGGCGGTGACCTACCACTTCGACGAGGCGCCCGACGATTCCGTGCGGGTCGACATGACGTTCGTCCGGGAGGGCGGCGCCTGGAAGGTGTGTTCACCCGGTCCCAGCTAGGTGTGACAGACTCGCGCACGTGAGCTACGCGGGAGACATCACGCCCGAAGAGGCGTGGAAGCTGCTGTCGGACAATCCCGACGCCGTGCTCGTCGACTGTCGCACGGAGGCCGAATGGCGCTTCGTCGGGGTCCCCGACACGTCCTCGCTCCGGCGCGACGTCGTGTACGTCGAGTGGAACCGCACCGACGGCAGCCACAACGACGGCTTCGTCGACGACCTGGTGGCCTCCGGCGTCACGCCCGGCGAGCGTCCCGTCGTGTTCCTCTGCCGCTCCGGAAACCGGTCGATCGGCGCGGCCGAGGCCGCCACCGAGGCCGGAATCGTCCCGTCGTTCAACGTGCTCGACGGCTTCGAGGGCAACCTGGACGCCGACGGGCACCGCGGCACCACCGGCTGGAAGGCCGTCGGCCTGCCGTGGCGGCAGTCATGAGCGAGCCCCAGCAGCCCGACGTGCCGTCGGTCCGGATCCCCGCACCGCTGCCCGACGGCGTCAGCCAGGCCACCATCGGGGTGCGCGGCGGACTCCTGCGGTCCGGCTTCGAGGAGACCGCCGAGGCGCTGTACCTCACGTCCGGATACGTCTACTCCTCGGCCGCCGACGCCGAGAAGGCGTTCACCGGCGAGATCGACCGGTACGTCTACTCCCGCTACGGCAACCCGACGATCTCGATGTTCGAGGAGCGGCTGCGGCTGATGGAGGGCGCAGACGCGGCCTTCGCGACCGCCACCGGCATGGCCGCGGTGTTCACCGCGCTCGGCGCGCTGCTCGGTGCCGGCGACCGCCTGGTGGCGGCGCGCAGCCTGTTCGGGTCGTGCTTCGTGGTGTGCAACGAGATCCTGCCGCGCTGGGGCGTCGAGACGGTGTTCGTCGACGGCGACGACCTCGCGCAGTGGGAGGAGGCGCTCTCCGTTCCCACCCAGGCGGTGTTCTTCGAGACGCCGTCCAACCCGATGCAGTCGCTCGTCGACATCGCCGCGGTGTGCGAGCTGGCCCACGCCGCGGGCGCGAAGGTGGTGCTGGACAACGTCTTCGCGACGCCGCTGCTGCAGCAGGGCATCCCGCTGGGCGCGGACGTGGTCGTCTACTCGGGCACCAAGCACATCGACGGCCAGGGCCGCGTCCTGGGCGGGGCCATTCTCGGCGAGAAGGACTTCATCGACGGCCCGGTGCAGAAGCTCATGCGCCACACCGGTCCGGCCATCAGCGCGTTCAACGCCTGGACGCTGCTGAAGGGTCTGGAGACGCTGGCCGTCCGGGTCGACTACTCGAACCGCTCGGCCCAGCGCGTGGCGGAGTTCCTGGAACGTCAGCGCGGGGTGGACTGGGTGAAGTACCCGTTCCTGCCGTCGCACCCGCAGTACGACCTCGCCACGCGGCAGATGTCGGGCGGCGGCACCGTCGTCACGTTCGCACTCGACGGCGGCAAGCAGCGCGCCTTCGAGGTGCTCGATCGGCTGCGGGTCGTGGACATCTCCAACAACCTCGGCGACGCCAAGAGTCTCATCACCCACCCGGCCACCACGACGCACCGCGCGATGGGCCCGGAGGGGCGCGCGGCGATCGGGCTCGGCGACGGGGTGGTGCGCATCTCGGTCGGCCTGGAGGGCACCGAGGACCTCCTCGCCGACCTCGACCAGGCGCTCGGCTGAGTGTCGAGGTCCAGCTCGGCGAAGAAGGCGCGCCGGCGCAAGCGGGTGGCCTCGCGCAACGCGCGCTGGGTGCCGTCGGACGTGCACGCCGACCTCAGCACGGTGGAGGCGCTCGACGCTCAGTTGACCGGCCGCGGTTGGGAATTCGACGAGGAGTACTCCACCGACGAGTTCGTCACGTGGTTCTACCCGCCGTCGGCCGCCGAGTTCGATGACGAGGAGACCGAGCCCGTCACCCGGATCTGGGTCACCGACGTGCGGCGGCCCCAGGTGATCCTGGTCGGCTCCACGGCGTCCGACGCCGCGTACGGCCTCGACGCCGATGGCCTGGACGCCGACGATCCCGAGGCGGACCTCGCCGGAGCCCTCGCCGAGATCGAGGGCTACCGGGCGGGCGATCCGCGGCCGTTCTGAGGCGTCAGCCGCTCTTCTCGACGACGCCCTGGGCGGCGCGGGCGCGGTCCTCGTAGCTCTGCCGCGCGGTCTTGTCGAAGTCGAGGAACGCGCGGTCCAGGCCGAGCTTGCGGTTCATCCAGCGGCGTCCGCGCGGTCCGAGCATCGACGCGGCGGCGGCGGTGAAGCGCAGTGGCGGCGGCACCGAGACGTGGGTCTTCGGCTTGTCGAGCGTCTTGACGATGGCGGCGGCGATCTGTTCGGGCTCAACGGGTTTCGAGCCGGGCGTCTCGGCGGTGCCGGAGATCAGCTGGGTGTTGGTGAACGGCGGCATGATGACCGAGACGTCGACGCCGTGGGGCGCCATCTCGTCGGCCAGCGCCGCGGACAGGCCCACCACCGCGAACTTCGCGCCGACGTAGACCACCTGGCCCGGCAGCGGGATCATCCCCGACAGCGACGCGATGTTGATGACGTGTCCGCGGCGGCGCTTGACCATCTCCGGCAGCACCAGCTGGCAGCCGGTCAGCACGCCGTAGAAGTTCACCTCGATCGACGAGCGGATCGACTGCTCGGACTCCTCGAGGAACGGGCCGATCGGCATCACGCCGGCGTTGTTGATCAGCACGTCGATGTGCCCGGCGCCGTCGGTGCGCGCCTTGTCCAGGAACGTCTCGAACGACTCGCGGTCGGTGACGTCGAGCGGATAGCCCGTGACCTGCCCGTAGCGTCCGAGGGCCGTCACGGCGGTCTCGAGCACCGCCACGTCCCGGTCACCGATGACCACGCGGGCACCGCGGGCCAGCAGCGCCTGCGCGGTGGCGTAGCCGATGCCGCGGGCGGCGCCGGTGATCGCGATGGTCCTACCCCTGATGTTGTCCATGCGGCGGAACTTTACACCTGTCAAGTTCGGTGCGGAAACCACCGGTCGCCGACCCGGGCGCGTTCGGCTCGTGTTGAGTGGAACGTGCCCACGCGGAATGCCGAGTCCTCCGATGCGTTGCACCTTTGCGTGAGCGCCCGAGTGTGGTGGTGTCGTGGTGATGAGTGAAACCGCCTCCCGCCAGCCGATCTTCGTCGCCGTAGGCCAGGACGACCCGCTGGCCGCACCCCTGCTCGCCGAATTGGCGGTCGAGTACGCCACCCGCTACGGCGGCGCCGTCGAGCGCGTCGACCGCTGGCTGCGCAGCTATCCCGCGGCGGAGTTCGCACTACCGTCGGGCGGCATGCTGGTCGGCGTACACGACGGCGTCCCGGTCACCGGTGGGGCGTTCCGCCGCTTCGATCCCGAGACCGCCGAACTCAAGCGGATCTGGACCGACTCGCGGTACCGCAGGCGCGGCTACGCCCGCCGGCTGCTCGCCGCGCTGGAAATCGAGATCGCCGCACGGGGCTACCGGCGGATCTTCCTCACCACCGGCGACCGCCAGCCCGAGGCCGAGGCGCTCTACCTCGCCACCGGCTACCGCCGGCTCGACGAACCGCTGCAGCCCGAGGACGGCGACACCGAGGTCTACCCGGTGGCGTTCCTGAAGGAGCTGGCGTGAGCGTCCCCCTCTCCGTCCTCGACCTGTCACCGATCAGCGCCGGCAGCGACGCGGCGACCGCGTTGCGCAACACCGTCGACCTCGCCCGGCATGCCGAGCGGTGGGGATACCGGCGCTACTGGGTGGCCGAGCACCACTTCGCGGCCGTGGCCGGATCCGCGCCTGCGGTGCTGATCGGCCAGATCGCCGCCGCCACCGAGCGGATCCGGGTGGGCGCCGCGGCCGTCCAGCTCGGGTTCACCACGGCGGTCGCGACGGTCGAGGCCTTCGGCACCATCGACGCGCTGCACCCCGGCCGCATCGACCTCGGCGTCGGCCGCAGCGGGCAGCGTCGCCGCGAGGCCCTCGCCCAGCGCGAGCCCGGCGAGTCGACACCGCGGCCCGCCGCCGAGTGGCGCGAGGTCGACGGGGTGGTGGTGCCGGTCCCGTTCGACGTCGCCGCGCTGATGCGCGATCCACGACTGCGGGCCCGCATGGCCGCCCTGCAGCAGCCCGGCGCGCAGGCCCCCGACTTCGCCACCCAGGTGGACGACATCCTGGCGATGCTCGACGGCGACTACGCCACCGACGGCCACCGGACCGACGTCGTGCCCGGTGAAGGAGCGTCGTTGCGGCCGTGGGTGTTCGGCAGCAGCAAGGGGCGCAGCGCCGAGGTCGCCGGGTCACGGGGACTGCCGTTCGTCGCCAGCTACCACATCACGCCGGCCACCGCGCTCGACGCCGTCGACGCCTACCGCGCGGCCTTCCGGCCGTCCGCCGCGCTCGCCGAGCCGTACGTCGTGGTGTCCGCCGACGTCGTGGTGGCCGACGATCACGACACCGCGGTGCACCTCGCCTCGAGCTACGGGCACTGGGTGTACTCGATCCGGGCGGGCGGCGGCGCGGTGCCCTATCCCGACCCGGACACCGTCGCGCCGCTGACCGCGGAGCAGACCGCGCTCACCCGGGACCGCACTGCGACGCAGTTCGTGGGCGACCCCGACGAGGTGGCGCACCGGCTGGAGGCGCTGCGCCGGGTGACCGACGCCGACGAACTGGTCGTCACCTCGGTCACGCACCGGCACGCCGACCGGCTGCGCTCGCACGAATTGCTGGCCCGCCGCTGGCACCACCGGTGAGCGGCGGCCGGCCGGCGGCTACGCTCGACCAGCGTGTCGACGCAACTCGTGGTGGGGTGGCTGCTGCTGCTGGCCGCCGTGCTGGTGTTCGTCGGTGCCTTCGTGGTGCGCGCGCTGCTGGGCCGCACCCGCGACACCGGCGTCGTGCGCCGCGGCATCCGGGCGCTGCGGGCCACCGTCGTGGGCCGGGTGCTGTTCGGGCCGGTCGCCGGTGACGCCCTGGACGACGAGGAACTCGACCAGATGGTCCTGATGCCCGCGCTCACCGTGTCCTGCGGGCTGGTGCTGACTTCGATCTTCCTGCTCGGCTACGCGATCCTCACCTGAGCCGGCGGCCTCACCCGAGGGTCCCCACCACCGCCAGCGACCGGTTGACGGCCGCGACGCCGTCGTCGGGGATCAGGGCCAGCAGCCGCGCGCGCAGCTCGTCGCGGTCGGCCGCCGGCAGCGTCAGCACGTTGGAATAGGTCGTCACCATGTCGACCCACTGTTCGGCGCCGTAGTGCAGGTCCTCGACCACCTCTCGGTGCTCCACGGCGAACCCGGCACCGGTCAGCAGGCCGTCGAGTTCCGGACTAACCTCCAGACCCGCCGACGGCCGCTGCCAGTCGTCGAGCAGCCCGGCGTAGGCGCGGTCGAATTCCGCACGGGTGGGTCGCACCGAGGTGATCCGGTTCCACAGCAGCGCCAGCCGCCCTCCGGGGTCCAGCACGCCGGCGACCGCCGCGACGGCGGGTTCCGGGCGCACCCAGTGAAACGACTGCGCGAACACCACGAGGTCGAAGCGCCGTCCGCCCGGCTCCCACTCCTCGAACGTCGCCACCTCGACCGCGATACCCTTGGCCGCGGCCAGTTCGGCCATCTGCGGATCCGGTTCCACGGCCAGCACGTCGGCGCCCGCCTCGGC is from Mycolicibacterium grossiae and encodes:
- a CDS encoding class I SAM-dependent methyltransferase, whose amino-acid sequence is MHDDRRRAGSFGAAAARYDDHRPRYPREVIAHLVDRPGLRVLDVGAGTGIASVQLAEAGADVLAVEPDPQMAELAAAKGIAVEVATFEEWEPGGRRFDLVVFAQSFHWVRPEPAVAAVAGVLDPGGRLALLWNRITSVRPTRAEFDRAYAGLLDDWQRPSAGLEVSPELDGLLTGAGFAVEHREVVEDLHYGAEQWVDMVTTYSNVLTLPAADRDELRARLLALIPDDGVAAVNRSLAVVGTLG
- a CDS encoding GNAT family N-acetyltransferase, which codes for MSETASRQPIFVAVGQDDPLAAPLLAELAVEYATRYGGAVERVDRWLRSYPAAEFALPSGGMLVGVHDGVPVTGGAFRRFDPETAELKRIWTDSRYRRRGYARRLLAALEIEIAARGYRRIFLTTGDRQPEAEALYLATGYRRLDEPLQPEDGDTEVYPVAFLKELA
- a CDS encoding LLM class flavin-dependent oxidoreductase; this translates as MSVPLSVLDLSPISAGSDAATALRNTVDLARHAERWGYRRYWVAEHHFAAVAGSAPAVLIGQIAAATERIRVGAAAVQLGFTTAVATVEAFGTIDALHPGRIDLGVGRSGQRRREALAQREPGESTPRPAAEWREVDGVVVPVPFDVAALMRDPRLRARMAALQQPGAQAPDFATQVDDILAMLDGDYATDGHRTDVVPGEGASLRPWVFGSSKGRSAEVAGSRGLPFVASYHITPATALDAVDAYRAAFRPSAALAEPYVVVSADVVVADDHDTAVHLASSYGHWVYSIRAGGGAVPYPDPDTVAPLTAEQTALTRDRTATQFVGDPDEVAHRLEALRRVTDADELVVTSVTHRHADRLRSHELLARRWHHR